From the Pseudobacteriovorax antillogorgiicola genome, the window TTGGTAGTTTCATCTCAGAACTCGCAGTTCGTACTGGCTTTCAGCACTTGATCATCGCGGATGGCGATGACGTCAGTCATTCAAATTTAAATCGGCAGAACTACCGACTGGAAGACGTCGGCGCCCCCAAGGTTCACAGCCTCGAAGCGCGACTGCTAGCCATCAATCCGAACCTCAATCTAACTGTCATTCCCAAGTATATGGGAGCCACTGAGCTACGAGAATTCATCCCTCAAGCAGATTACATCATCAATACGATTGACTTTGATTCGCCGGACTTTCTCCTGTGTTCACAACTTTGTCGGGAGCATCACAAGATCGAATTGTTTCCTATGAATCTAGGGTTTGGAGCATCTCTTTGCATTTTCAGCCAGACCTGCCCCACTTGGCGAGATCTTTTCCAGTTTGAAGACCATATAGACCTAAAAGCATCGATTCTACAGTATCTGGCTGCAACCCAAAGTGTTGAGTCTTACCTCTATCAGGCTCTCGGACGTTACCAATCGGAGTACTTTCACCATGGCTGCGATCCTCAGCTAGGGATCAGCACTTATATGGTTTCTGCTATGACAGTGGCAAACTTGGTAAAACTCGTGAAGGGCGATGATATTCGCTACTTCCCTGAGTTCTACTATCTGGATCCTTACGGTAATAAGACGATTTCAGCGGCGTAGACCAGCATCTTAGCAAGATGTCGCCCGAAGCATAGAACCAGAAACGAATGGCTCGTTTCTGGTTCTTATGAACTGGCCAAAGAACTTCTCTGAGATAGCTTATTCGAAGAGCACCATGAACGCAGAGATCTGGTAGTAGGGCATGGTATGACCATTGTTGTCATAATCATCACGCCTATGATTCGTGTAAGCTTCTGGCTGCCACTGGAAGCTAGTTTCTTGTCCTAAACCTAAGGCCGATCCAGGCAAAGTCTCCACCCATGGGTTCACCTTATCCCCAGGACACCAGCCTGCACGATCATAGATCCAAGTTCCCATCTGTGGTCCTTCGGTAACTGTATCGCGACAATTGTCTCGCCAAATCACCCGGCTTGTGCTCCAGTTTCCAAGGCTTAGAGTATGGCGACGCTGACAAAACTCAGCACAGTTATCAGTGTTACCCTGCCCATGACCCGTAACATAAGTCCAAATCTTAGCTTTAGAAAACTCTTCTGAGAATTCAACGACTCTGCCAGCTAGAGTTTCAACCGAGGGGTTACCGTACTCAATAGACTTGGCAGAGACTAGTGGTAGGACTGCTAGAGGCCGATCTTTGGGAACGCCTTTAGTGTATTTCAAAGTTGCATCTACAAGCCAACCATCACCTTGTGGATGGCCTGGCCCAACCCAGGTATCGATGAAAACGCGAAAACGCTTAGGGCCTTTAAGCAAAGGTTGCAGATCAGTCACATCTAAGTTCCATCGCGCTCCAACTCGATAAGGAGTCATAAAGCGCATCAACTCAACTGTCTGCCCCTCGTCAGTTTCTACATACAATGCACCTTTGCGATCCCACCAGTCACAGCGATCATTAGGGCAATACGTGCGAACACTCAGGATGACCTGTTCATAGCTTTCGGAGCCTGATGGGAGCTTGACATCTTGAGTCACCTCTCTCTTGTTCTGGCCGTTGCCGAAATAGACGTGTTCCGCAGTGAAGATGGAAACCTCTTGGCCCTGGGCAAGAGCTGCGAACCCCCACAGCGCCAGTGCCGATAAACATGATGTTAGCTTCATGCAACATATCCTTTTTTAGAAATTTAGATGTGAACCTTTTGCATTTGAAGCATTCATTAGCAAAGAATCTCGCGGGAGGACAATGGGAAGAAATTCCCATTGGCACGCTGTGAGATTCCGCCCACTATGAGAGAAAATCATATTATTAATGGTTATGGTTAGTAGGGGAATTCTTCTAGTGCGGAGTTTCAAGTCTCTTGCTACCATGATGCCGAAAGAACTCATTTTTTCGCAGAGGTTATATCAACATGAAACTAAAGTTATCTGCATCGCTCCTTGCTGGGTTGCTTACCACAAGCGCCTTTGCAAAAGAGGACATCACACACCATGTCAAACTATCCATAGAGATCGGCGGTAAGGAGACTGGCGACATCTATCTTGGCCTGTTTGGCAAGACGGTTCCAGCAACGGCACTGAACTTCGCCGCCATGTGCGACAGCGATGTTAAGTTAAATGGTAAAACCAAGCCATTTAAAGGCACGATATTTCATCGCATCATCCCTAACTTCATGCTTCAAGGCGGCGACTTCACTAACAGTAATGGCACGGGTGGAGAGAGCATCTACGGGGCAAAGT encodes:
- a CDS encoding HesA/MoeB/ThiF family protein is translated as MDFSRNWLFIDQETQRKLSDKRLLIVGSGIGSFISELAVRTGFQHLIIADGDDVSHSNLNRQNYRLEDVGAPKVHSLEARLLAINPNLNLTVIPKYMGATELREFIPQADYIINTIDFDSPDFLLCSQLCREHHKIELFPMNLGFGASLCIFSQTCPTWRDLFQFEDHIDLKASILQYLAATQSVESYLYQALGRYQSEYFHHGCDPQLGISTYMVSAMTVANLVKLVKGDDIRYFPEFYYLDPYGNKTISAA
- a CDS encoding peptide-N-glycosidase F-related protein yields the protein MKLTSCLSALALWGFAALAQGQEVSIFTAEHVYFGNGQNKREVTQDVKLPSGSESYEQVILSVRTYCPNDRCDWWDRKGALYVETDEGQTVELMRFMTPYRVGARWNLDVTDLQPLLKGPKRFRVFIDTWVGPGHPQGDGWLVDATLKYTKGVPKDRPLAVLPLVSAKSIEYGNPSVETLAGRVVEFSEEFSKAKIWTYVTGHGQGNTDNCAEFCQRRHTLSLGNWSTSRVIWRDNCRDTVTEGPQMGTWIYDRAGWCPGDKVNPWVETLPGSALGLGQETSFQWQPEAYTNHRRDDYDNNGHTMPYYQISAFMVLFE